From Gimesia panareensis, the proteins below share one genomic window:
- a CDS encoding efflux RND transporter permease subunit: protein MLRALIRFSIREPLIMFCVTAILVGFGWYSVREVPIDAIPNIGENQVIVFTAWPGQSPKDIEDQVTYPLSVSMLAVPDAESVRGKSLFGYSFVQVTFKDSTDFYWARSRVAEQLGTAAALLPDGVVPTLGPDATGLGQVLYYTLDPPPGMNLSELRSLQDFVVKYELQAVPGVSEVASVGGYVRQYQIEVDPDKLRFHNIPLDQVIAAVRKSNIDVGAKTVESGGMEFIIRGRGFIGEGQSTEKAIGDIEETVIQSRDGVPIRIRDLGSVQLGPEFRRGAIDLNGVEAVGGVIVMRFGENPRKVIDSVKAKMAQIEPGLKGVKFKLVYDRTGLINETIATLTDALTQEVIITAMVILLFLLHLRASLVVAITLPIAVLMAFIAMNVFGIDANIMSLAGIAIAIGTMVDMGIVVSESIYDALAHWEAEGRPGGREQRLKVIHTAATEVAPAVVTAVMTTVVSFFPVFMLTGRDYKLFAPLAWTKTFAITAALIVAITLVPLLSRLFLNSNPRPFRRRLMISLLFALVCGIVTWSFGADLQRWLPVSLSVLTLIIVGLAGMACFWLLGERLRPVEENPVARLIHYLYEPTLRFFMRHKYLFFSCPTLVVLLGLGSWIGMPTVMRPLEKGARFLGVDANEVPGWVEVKHLFPGLATNDWIALDEGSWFYMPTLYPAASFSQAMEVLQTQDALIREIPEVENVLGKIGRIESALDPAPAAMIETYVMLKPVDQWRPGVTTKDIWDEINAVATLPGVTPASPLQPIEGRVVMLQSGIKASMAIRIYGDSLDGLAKASIAVADHLKEIPQVSASTVNPDIVLGKPYVEFDVSRETAARYGMSTAMVNEVIETALGGSNVTRTVEGRERYPIRVRYERNLREQIDDLNRLPVVTHSGEIIPLSLLAEMKTTWGPGVINSEDARLVAYVSFSPSGQEGALETVDAVESSLRNAQEEGSLDLPAGYALQAVGSFQNQIEANQRLMWVVPLVIFTNLFIIYLQFRNLPIALTVFSGIPVAFAGGMIFLGWNQIEINTAVWVGFIALFGIAVDDGVVMATYLDQVFTRKRLKTSDDIRDAAVQAGLKRIRPCLMTTFTTIIALMPVILSTGRGSDVAKAMAWPVVGGMTVELITLFVVPVLFVAYKEFKMNLGLDDPHWAGVED from the coding sequence ATGTTGCGTGCCCTGATTCGTTTCAGCATTCGCGAACCGCTGATCATGTTCTGTGTGACTGCCATCCTGGTCGGGTTCGGCTGGTACAGTGTGCGGGAAGTTCCCATCGATGCGATTCCCAACATTGGCGAGAACCAGGTGATTGTGTTTACCGCCTGGCCGGGACAGTCTCCCAAAGATATCGAAGACCAGGTGACCTATCCGCTGTCGGTTTCGATGCTGGCCGTTCCCGATGCCGAGTCGGTGCGGGGGAAGAGTCTGTTCGGCTACAGCTTCGTGCAGGTGACTTTCAAAGACAGTACCGATTTCTACTGGGCTCGCTCTCGAGTAGCCGAACAGTTGGGGACGGCCGCCGCCCTGCTACCGGACGGGGTGGTGCCCACCCTGGGACCGGATGCGACCGGACTGGGACAGGTGCTGTATTATACGCTCGATCCACCGCCGGGAATGAATCTTTCCGAGCTGCGGAGTCTGCAGGATTTCGTGGTGAAATACGAACTGCAGGCGGTGCCCGGCGTCAGTGAGGTCGCCAGTGTGGGCGGTTATGTCCGCCAGTATCAGATCGAAGTCGATCCCGATAAGCTGCGGTTTCATAATATACCGCTGGATCAGGTCATCGCTGCGGTTCGCAAATCGAATATCGATGTCGGAGCGAAGACGGTCGAATCGGGGGGGATGGAATTCATCATCCGCGGTCGTGGCTTCATCGGCGAGGGACAGAGCACCGAGAAAGCCATTGGTGACATCGAAGAGACCGTGATCCAGTCCAGAGATGGTGTACCGATCCGGATTCGTGATCTGGGCAGCGTACAGCTGGGACCGGAATTCCGCCGCGGTGCCATTGATCTGAACGGAGTCGAGGCGGTAGGCGGTGTGATCGTGATGCGGTTCGGCGAGAATCCCCGCAAGGTGATCGACAGCGTCAAAGCCAAAATGGCGCAGATCGAACCCGGTCTGAAAGGAGTCAAATTCAAGCTGGTTTACGATCGAACCGGATTGATTAACGAAACGATTGCCACGCTGACCGATGCGCTGACGCAGGAAGTTATCATTACTGCGATGGTGATTCTGCTGTTTCTGCTGCACCTGAGAGCCAGTCTGGTAGTGGCGATTACACTGCCAATCGCCGTGCTGATGGCGTTCATCGCAATGAATGTGTTCGGCATCGATGCGAATATCATGTCGCTGGCCGGGATTGCGATCGCCATCGGAACCATGGTGGATATGGGCATTGTGGTGTCGGAATCGATCTATGATGCGCTGGCCCACTGGGAAGCGGAAGGCCGACCGGGAGGCAGGGAGCAGCGTCTGAAAGTGATACATACCGCCGCGACAGAGGTGGCACCCGCGGTGGTGACCGCGGTCATGACTACCGTCGTCAGTTTCTTCCCGGTCTTTATGCTAACGGGGCGTGACTACAAACTGTTTGCGCCTCTGGCCTGGACGAAAACATTCGCGATTACCGCGGCACTGATCGTGGCAATCACGCTTGTACCACTGTTGAGCCGACTGTTTCTGAATTCGAATCCCCGGCCGTTTCGGCGTCGTCTGATGATATCCTTGCTGTTTGCGCTGGTCTGTGGGATTGTTACCTGGTCCTTCGGTGCTGATCTCCAGCGGTGGCTGCCTGTCAGTCTGTCGGTGCTGACGCTGATTATTGTCGGACTGGCGGGCATGGCCTGTTTCTGGTTGCTGGGTGAGCGACTGCGTCCCGTTGAGGAAAATCCGGTGGCGCGGCTGATCCACTATCTGTATGAACCGACGCTCCGTTTTTTCATGCGGCACAAATATCTGTTCTTTTCCTGTCCTACGCTGGTTGTGCTACTCGGTCTGGGGAGCTGGATTGGCATGCCGACGGTGATGCGGCCTCTCGAGAAAGGGGCTCGGTTCCTGGGCGTCGATGCGAACGAAGTCCCCGGTTGGGTCGAAGTGAAGCATCTGTTTCCCGGACTGGCGACAAACGACTGGATTGCCCTGGATGAGGGGAGCTGGTTCTATATGCCGACACTTTATCCGGCGGCCAGTTTTTCACAGGCAATGGAAGTGTTGCAGACCCAGGATGCTCTGATTCGCGAGATTCCGGAAGTTGAAAATGTCCTGGGTAAGATCGGTCGGATTGAATCAGCCCTCGATCCGGCACCCGCGGCGATGATTGAAACCTATGTAATGCTCAAACCTGTCGACCAGTGGCGGCCCGGTGTGACTACAAAAGACATTTGGGATGAGATCAATGCGGTGGCGACGCTGCCAGGTGTGACGCCGGCTTCTCCCCTGCAGCCGATTGAAGGGCGTGTGGTCATGCTGCAGAGCGGGATCAAGGCTTCGATGGCGATCCGTATCTACGGCGACAGCCTGGACGGTCTGGCGAAAGCTTCGATCGCAGTTGCCGACCATTTGAAGGAGATTCCCCAGGTCAGTGCTTCGACGGTCAATCCGGATATTGTGCTTGGGAAACCGTACGTCGAATTTGATGTGAGCCGGGAGACCGCGGCCCGCTACGGTATGTCGACTGCGATGGTGAATGAGGTGATTGAAACCGCACTGGGAGGATCGAATGTGACGCGGACCGTAGAAGGTCGCGAACGCTATCCGATCCGGGTCCGCTACGAACGCAATCTGCGTGAACAGATCGATGATCTGAACCGGCTGCCGGTGGTGACTCATTCGGGAGAGATTATCCCGCTTTCGCTTTTGGCGGAGATGAAAACAACCTGGGGACCCGGCGTGATTAACAGTGAAGACGCCCGTCTGGTGGCTTACGTCTCTTTTTCTCCTTCGGGGCAGGAAGGGGCACTGGAAACCGTGGATGCGGTGGAAAGCAGTCTGCGCAATGCCCAGGAAGAAGGTTCCCTGGATCTGCCCGCCGGTTACGCGCTGCAGGCCGTCGGTTCCTTCCAGAACCAGATTGAAGCCAACCAGCGGCTGATGTGGGTCGTGCCCCTGGTGATCTTCACGAACCTGTTCATTATCTATCTGCAGTTCCGGAATCTGCCGATCGCACTGACGGTCTTTTCCGGTATTCCGGTTGCCTTTGCCGGAGGGATGATCTTCCTGGGCTGGAACCAGATTGAGATCAACACCGCGGTCTGGGTTGGCTTTATTGCCCTGTTCGGAATCGCGGTGGATGATGGCGTCGTGATGGCGACCTATCTCGATCAGGTCTTCACCCGCAAACGTTTGAAAACCAGCGATGACATTCGCGATGCTGCCGTGCAGGCGGGGCTGAAGCGAATTCGCCCCTGTCTGATGACGACCTTTACCACGATCATTGCGTTGATGCCTGTGATTTTATCGACCGGTCGCGGCTCCGATGTTGCCAAGGCGATGGCCTGGCCCGTGGTGGGGGGGATGACCGTCGAACTGATTACGCTGTTTGTGGTGCCCGTGCTGTTCGTGGCGTATAAGGAATTCAAAATGAACCTGGGGCTCGACGATCCGCACTGGGCAGGCGTGGAAGATTAG
- a CDS encoding efflux RND transporter periplasmic adaptor subunit — protein sequence MTSSSTNEPLKNSEQTPPHPEGKSARWWLRKLLPTALFLAVGLLLIVLVGVAQRIGWIQSGTSPVATSTEGGKETIYTCPMHPQIRQPKPGRCPICGMKLVPAAKTGASLNEMSITIEPAQRRLANIQTAEAKLQPVHSTIETIGSIEIDESRQATIAAYIDGRIEKLFADYTGIEVEKGDHLAIVYSPELYSAQVELLEARNALKKMTSGALAVVRETQEKLVENSRQKLVELGMSDEQIEELISTGKAQSRLTIFAPMGGTVTEKLAEEGKYIKAGEPIYRIANLTTVWLMLELYPEDAARIRFGQQVDAELQSLPGKTLKGRVVFIDPTVNPQRRTVGVRVEFKNEQGQLRPGDYAKAQITVPIGPQGTVYDAELAGKWISPMHPQVIRDQPGKCPICGMNLVPTSRYGFSDHPIAQRKALTVPRSAVLMAGDQSVVYVETEPGRFELRNVKLGPLLGETAVILEGVKAGEKVATSGNFLIDSQMQLSGKPSLIDPHKFKPAKKTEPKKGPLKFDSIRIEKLSGENAQLLEKLYAAYFAIQKQFAADKKISESQATTLQKLASQLAQDSGLSPTVKQELQQIADNAAHLHHLSIKEARQKFKPISHAVVTLATQVRGGEAKQSFQHFYCPMVPQGGGDWLQPDLKLVNPYFGSQMLSCGELVETFAPVEKAVGKDKEPPAEKVKPNSKPTSGQGEK from the coding sequence ATGACCTCATCTTCTACGAATGAACCTTTGAAGAACTCCGAACAGACACCACCGCATCCAGAGGGGAAATCAGCGCGGTGGTGGTTGCGGAAGCTGCTGCCCACGGCGCTGTTTCTGGCAGTTGGTCTGCTGTTGATTGTGCTGGTGGGCGTGGCACAGCGGATCGGCTGGATTCAGTCGGGAACGTCTCCTGTCGCGACTTCCACGGAAGGGGGAAAGGAGACGATCTACACCTGCCCCATGCATCCGCAGATCCGCCAGCCTAAACCGGGGCGTTGTCCCATTTGTGGAATGAAGCTGGTCCCGGCTGCGAAAACGGGAGCGAGCCTGAATGAGATGTCGATCACCATCGAACCGGCCCAGCGACGACTGGCTAATATTCAGACAGCCGAGGCGAAACTGCAGCCTGTCCATTCCACAATCGAAACCATCGGTTCGATTGAAATCGATGAAAGCCGGCAGGCGACGATCGCGGCCTACATCGACGGACGGATTGAGAAGCTGTTTGCGGATTATACCGGCATCGAAGTGGAGAAGGGGGATCATCTGGCGATTGTCTACAGTCCCGAACTGTATTCCGCGCAGGTGGAACTGCTGGAAGCCCGCAATGCATTGAAGAAGATGACGTCCGGCGCGCTGGCGGTGGTTCGTGAGACACAGGAGAAGCTGGTAGAGAACTCGCGGCAGAAACTGGTCGAACTGGGAATGTCAGACGAACAGATCGAGGAGCTGATCTCCACGGGCAAAGCGCAGTCCCGGTTAACGATTTTTGCCCCGATGGGCGGAACTGTTACGGAAAAACTGGCCGAGGAAGGGAAATACATCAAAGCGGGTGAGCCCATCTATCGGATTGCCAATCTGACAACAGTCTGGCTCATGCTCGAACTCTATCCCGAAGATGCCGCCCGGATTCGCTTTGGCCAGCAGGTCGATGCGGAACTGCAGTCGCTGCCCGGAAAAACGCTGAAAGGGCGCGTCGTGTTTATCGATCCGACTGTGAATCCCCAACGGAGAACGGTGGGAGTGCGGGTCGAATTTAAAAACGAACAGGGTCAGCTTCGCCCCGGCGACTATGCCAAAGCCCAGATTACCGTTCCCATCGGTCCCCAGGGGACGGTCTACGATGCCGAACTCGCGGGTAAATGGATCAGCCCCATGCATCCCCAGGTGATCCGGGATCAACCGGGTAAGTGCCCGATCTGTGGCATGAATCTGGTACCGACTTCCCGATATGGCTTCAGCGACCATCCCATTGCACAGCGGAAGGCGCTCACCGTGCCCCGCTCCGCGGTGCTGATGGCCGGGGATCAAAGTGTTGTCTATGTCGAAACTGAGCCGGGGCGATTTGAACTGCGGAACGTCAAACTCGGCCCCCTGCTCGGAGAGACCGCCGTCATTCTGGAAGGGGTCAAGGCGGGAGAAAAGGTGGCGACCTCGGGGAACTTCCTGATTGACTCTCAGATGCAGCTCTCGGGGAAACCGAGCCTGATCGACCCGCACAAATTTAAACCCGCGAAAAAAACAGAACCGAAAAAGGGGCCGCTGAAGTTCGACTCGATCCGGATTGAAAAGCTGTCCGGAGAGAATGCTCAACTGCTGGAAAAACTGTATGCTGCCTATTTCGCGATTCAGAAACAGTTCGCGGCTGACAAAAAAATCAGTGAGTCACAGGCGACGACACTGCAGAAACTGGCCAGTCAACTGGCACAGGATTCAGGACTCAGTCCCACGGTCAAGCAGGAACTGCAGCAGATCGCCGACAATGCCGCTCATCTGCATCATCTTTCGATCAAGGAGGCCCGTCAGAAATTCAAGCCGATCAGCCATGCTGTGGTTACACTGGCGACGCAGGTTCGGGGCGGAGAAGCGAAACAGTCGTTTCAGCACTTTTACTGTCCGATGGTTCCCCAGGGTGGGGGTGACTGGCTGCAGCCGGATCTGAAACTGGTAAATCCCTATTTCGGCAGCCAGATGCTGAGTTGTGGCGAGCTGGTGGAAACGTTTGCCCCGGTTGAGAAAGCGGTCGGGAAAGACAAAGAGCCGCCCGCTGAAAAAGTGAAACCGAACAGCAAACCGACTTCAGGGCAGGGGGAGAAATAA
- a CDS encoding TolC family protein, whose translation MKEHRSVKVRGLGLALSAALITGCASHSANVQTSSTSASELESVPAARTTVSEETEAEVEILQTGGTDSAPEELTDGTHSDVVVTHPALSQPLSELELLAVEQNPQLVKLYQQYNAASSRSRYVNKLPDPRLGANVFGAPIQTASGSQRAALSASQAIPWLGKLNAQEQQACFEAFAVRADYLSERLRVIAAVRTGWYRLYVIDQQIETALANQELLQSLIDVANAQISTGSATQGDVLLGTLELSKLEERLLTYRKLRVAVQAEVNRLVARDADTSILTPKELKIDLPALSAQQIYQQARESQPEIQAAQLRTQATRWGIEVAHLSRRPELTLSANYFVTDNNRPPSSLYKVGQDPWSLGAQVSIPLWKEKYDALEDEATWKHLASTNSESDLLDRYDALITELLAEARRAEETAKLYRDTILPQAQQTLRADQESYSRGAVEFDRVIRDYRNLLTLELGYHQAIGELAIALTQLSRVAGQDVPLQAAAPPALPEPQKLSEPE comes from the coding sequence ATGAAGGAGCATCGCTCTGTCAAAGTGCGCGGACTGGGACTGGCACTCTCAGCGGCACTCATTACCGGCTGTGCCTCGCACTCAGCGAATGTGCAGACGTCATCGACCTCTGCTTCTGAGCTCGAGTCGGTGCCTGCTGCGCGGACCACTGTGAGTGAGGAAACAGAAGCTGAAGTCGAGATCCTGCAGACCGGCGGCACGGACTCTGCTCCCGAGGAACTGACCGACGGAACGCATTCCGACGTGGTTGTGACACATCCGGCGCTTTCTCAGCCGTTGAGCGAACTGGAGCTGCTGGCGGTGGAACAGAACCCGCAGCTGGTGAAACTCTACCAGCAGTACAACGCTGCTTCTTCGCGGTCCCGCTATGTCAATAAGTTGCCCGATCCGAGACTGGGAGCGAATGTCTTCGGTGCTCCCATTCAGACCGCCTCCGGTTCGCAGCGGGCGGCTCTCAGTGCGAGCCAGGCGATTCCCTGGCTGGGTAAGCTGAATGCCCAGGAACAGCAGGCCTGCTTTGAAGCCTTTGCGGTCCGGGCCGACTATCTATCGGAACGGTTGCGGGTGATCGCGGCAGTCCGGACTGGCTGGTATCGGCTGTATGTCATCGATCAGCAGATTGAAACCGCACTGGCAAACCAGGAACTACTGCAATCATTGATCGACGTGGCCAACGCCCAGATTTCAACCGGAAGTGCCACACAGGGGGATGTGCTGCTGGGAACACTGGAACTCAGCAAGCTGGAAGAACGCCTGTTGACCTATCGCAAGCTGCGGGTTGCGGTTCAGGCCGAAGTCAATCGACTGGTTGCCCGGGATGCGGACACGTCAATTTTGACACCGAAAGAGTTGAAGATCGACCTGCCAGCGTTGTCTGCGCAGCAGATTTATCAGCAGGCCCGGGAATCGCAGCCGGAAATTCAGGCGGCTCAACTTCGCACGCAAGCCACGCGGTGGGGCATTGAGGTCGCCCATTTGAGCCGTCGTCCGGAACTGACGCTTTCGGCGAACTATTTCGTCACGGATAATAACCGGCCTCCTTCCTCTCTCTATAAAGTGGGGCAGGATCCCTGGTCACTGGGTGCGCAGGTCAGCATTCCACTCTGGAAAGAGAAATATGATGCACTGGAAGACGAGGCGACCTGGAAACACCTGGCGTCCACCAATTCGGAAAGTGATCTGCTGGACCGCTACGATGCCTTGATTACAGAACTGCTGGCCGAGGCCCGGCGGGCGGAAGAGACTGCGAAACTGTATCGTGATACGATCCTGCCACAGGCACAGCAGACACTGCGGGCGGACCAGGAGTCTTACTCCCGGGGCGCGGTCGAATTTGACCGTGTGATCCGTGATTATCGGAATCTGCTGACCCTCGAACTGGGCTACCATCAGGCGATTGGCGAACTGGCGATCGCACTGACACAGCTCAGCCGCGTTGCGGGACAGGATGTGCCTCTGCAGGCTGCTGCCCCACCTGCGCTGCCGGAACCCCAGAAACTCTCGGAACCTGAGTAG
- the thrS gene encoding threonine--tRNA ligase, whose translation MIQIKLPDGSVKEFPENSSALDVAQSIGERLANAVVAAEVDGTICDAFRPLKDISDSQEISLRLLTERDPEALGVMRHSCAHIMARAVMRLWPDIQLAFGPTLPHGFYYDFGLEHTISEDDFPKIEEEMKKIIKEEEPFERFSLDREEAISFVNEMHQASKAEHIATGLADHPQLSFYRQGEFVDLCRGPHIPNAGKVKAFKLLSIAGSYWKGDAGNKPLQRLYGTAWFSKKDMNKYLEQVEEAKRRDHRVLGKKLGLFQINPEVGQGLCLWLPKGATIRAVLEDFIKVELTRLGYEPVYSPHIGRVELYETSGHFPYYRDSQFAPLFGHDAGQLVDFWVRKLEEDDLSAEQEDTLFQSSRVMNCDFEFPPGASREEKLKILKDWEHKHERFLLKPMNCPHHAKMYQAMPRSYRDLPVRLAEFGTVYRHEQTGELNGMLRVRGLTQDDAHIFCTPEQVEDEFRATLDLVKFVLASVGLDNFRVQLSLRDPKSDKYVGSEENWQHAENSLRKVLADSGMSYTECEGEAAFYGPKADFMVSDCIGREWQLGTVQLDYNLPERFKLEYTGSDNQPHRPVMIHRAPFGSMERFTGMLIEHFAGAFPLWLAPEQIRVLPVSDKTLDYANEVAAQLRQNGFRISVDTRSSKVNAKIRDAQLELIPYMFIVGPKEAEQTAVAVRDRIDGDLGPMPLADAIAKLKEEVEERRVRQVAESTFEALEGQTEQANEY comes from the coding sequence ATGATTCAAATCAAGTTACCCGATGGAAGCGTAAAGGAATTCCCAGAAAACAGTTCAGCACTCGATGTCGCCCAGTCAATTGGGGAGCGGCTGGCCAATGCGGTCGTCGCCGCAGAAGTAGACGGAACCATTTGTGATGCGTTCCGCCCTCTGAAGGACATCTCTGACTCTCAAGAAATCTCACTCCGCCTGCTCACCGAGCGGGATCCCGAAGCACTCGGCGTGATGCGACACTCCTGTGCCCATATTATGGCGCGGGCGGTGATGCGGCTCTGGCCCGATATCCAGCTGGCCTTCGGCCCTACTCTACCGCACGGCTTCTACTACGATTTTGGCCTGGAACACACCATCAGCGAAGATGACTTCCCCAAAATCGAAGAAGAGATGAAGAAGATCATCAAGGAAGAAGAACCCTTCGAACGCTTTTCGCTCGACCGCGAAGAAGCGATCTCCTTCGTCAATGAGATGCACCAGGCCTCCAAAGCCGAGCACATCGCCACCGGTCTGGCCGACCATCCGCAGCTCAGCTTTTATCGCCAGGGCGAATTTGTCGACCTCTGTCGCGGTCCGCACATTCCCAATGCGGGGAAAGTCAAAGCCTTCAAGCTGCTCTCGATCGCCGGTTCCTACTGGAAAGGGGACGCCGGCAATAAACCGCTGCAGCGTCTGTACGGCACTGCCTGGTTCAGCAAGAAAGACATGAATAAGTACCTGGAACAGGTGGAAGAAGCCAAGCGCCGCGATCACCGTGTGCTGGGGAAAAAACTGGGGCTGTTCCAGATCAATCCCGAAGTCGGTCAGGGACTCTGCCTCTGGCTGCCCAAAGGGGCGACCATCCGTGCGGTCCTCGAAGACTTCATCAAGGTCGAACTGACCCGCCTGGGTTATGAGCCCGTCTATTCGCCGCACATCGGCCGCGTCGAGCTCTACGAAACCAGCGGTCACTTCCCCTACTACCGGGATTCCCAGTTCGCACCGCTGTTCGGCCACGACGCTGGCCAGCTGGTCGATTTCTGGGTCCGGAAGCTGGAAGAAGATGATCTCTCCGCTGAGCAGGAAGACACCCTGTTCCAGTCCTCGCGGGTCATGAACTGCGACTTTGAGTTTCCCCCCGGTGCCAGCCGCGAAGAGAAGCTCAAAATCCTTAAGGACTGGGAGCACAAGCACGAGCGGTTCCTGCTCAAGCCGATGAACTGCCCGCACCATGCGAAGATGTATCAGGCAATGCCCCGCAGCTATCGCGATCTGCCCGTTCGCCTGGCGGAATTCGGAACCGTGTACCGTCACGAGCAGACCGGGGAACTCAACGGGATGCTCCGCGTACGGGGTCTGACCCAGGACGATGCTCACATCTTCTGCACTCCCGAGCAGGTTGAAGACGAATTCCGGGCCACACTGGACCTGGTGAAATTCGTACTCGCCTCGGTCGGCCTGGACAACTTCCGTGTGCAACTTTCACTGCGGGATCCCAAGAGTGACAAGTACGTGGGCAGCGAAGAGAACTGGCAGCACGCCGAAAACAGTCTGCGGAAAGTACTCGCCGATTCCGGCATGTCCTACACCGAGTGCGAAGGGGAAGCCGCGTTCTACGGTCCCAAGGCGGACTTCATGGTCTCCGACTGTATCGGTCGTGAATGGCAGCTGGGAACCGTGCAGCTGGACTACAACCTGCCCGAACGGTTCAAGCTGGAATACACGGGCTCGGACAATCAGCCGCATCGTCCCGTGATGATTCACCGAGCCCCGTTCGGCTCGATGGAACGTTTCACCGGGATGCTGATCGAGCATTTCGCCGGAGCCTTCCCGCTCTGGCTGGCTCCGGAACAAATCCGGGTACTGCCTGTCAGCGACAAGACCCTGGACTACGCCAACGAAGTCGCCGCCCAGCTGCGACAGAACGGCTTCCGGATTTCGGTCGATACCCGCAGTTCCAAGGTCAACGCGAAGATTCGCGACGCCCAGCTGGAACTGATTCCGTACATGTTCATCGTTGGTCCCAAAGAGGCTGAACAGACGGCAGTCGCTGTCCGTGACCGCATCGATGGTGATCTGGGTCCGATGCCTTTAGCCGACGCGATCGCCAAGCTGAAGGAAGAAGTCGAAGAACGCCGCGTCCGGCAGGTGGCCGAGAGTACGTTCGAAGCCCTGGAAGGTCAGACCGAACAGGCCAACGAGTATTAA
- a CDS encoding aspartate aminotransferase family protein produces MKPFPIYVDRALGAHKYDVDGNDIIDYWSGHGALILGHSHPAMVEAVQAQVAKGTHFGACHELELEWGELVRQLVPSCEMLRFTSSGTEATMMALRVSRIATGKTKVVKFAGHFHGWHDLLTQASEPPHDDKSYAMPGVTNGVSDELVIIRPNDLALVERTIDEHDPACIIVEATGSRWGVVPLEDGFLQGLRQLTADKGVLLILDEVISGFRVAPGGMQEVCGIVPDLTSLAKIVAGGLPGGCLAGRADLMQAIAFDNPFGQKMKHPGTYNANPLSAAAGIAVLKEVATGEPCRQANESAAKLRKGMNDVLTRKNVNWAVYGQFSIIKVFPGYDGPRPQDDSFVPYNNDFDRLDRKHDARLGHAFRCALLLNGVDWFGWGAMTTAAHTDEDIEFTVNAFERAIDALRNDGLID; encoded by the coding sequence ATGAAACCGTTCCCGATCTACGTCGACCGCGCCCTGGGTGCTCATAAATATGACGTCGACGGGAATGACATCATCGACTACTGGAGTGGCCACGGTGCCTTGATCCTGGGACACAGTCACCCGGCGATGGTCGAGGCGGTCCAGGCACAGGTCGCGAAAGGGACCCATTTCGGTGCCTGCCACGAACTGGAACTCGAATGGGGCGAACTCGTCCGTCAGCTGGTCCCTTCCTGCGAAATGCTCCGCTTTACCAGCAGTGGAACCGAAGCGACCATGATGGCCCTGCGCGTCTCTCGGATCGCCACTGGTAAGACGAAGGTCGTCAAGTTCGCCGGCCACTTCCACGGCTGGCACGATCTGCTCACCCAGGCATCGGAACCACCTCACGATGACAAAAGCTACGCCATGCCCGGCGTCACGAATGGTGTCTCCGACGAACTGGTCATCATTCGTCCTAATGATCTCGCACTGGTCGAACGCACGATCGACGAACACGACCCGGCCTGTATTATCGTAGAAGCGACCGGCAGTCGCTGGGGCGTTGTTCCCCTGGAAGACGGATTCCTGCAGGGACTCCGCCAGCTGACCGCAGATAAAGGCGTACTGCTGATCCTGGACGAAGTCATCAGTGGTTTCCGTGTGGCCCCGGGAGGGATGCAGGAAGTCTGCGGCATTGTGCCCGACCTGACTTCGCTGGCGAAAATCGTCGCCGGTGGTCTGCCGGGAGGCTGTCTGGCGGGACGTGCTGACCTGATGCAGGCGATTGCCTTCGACAATCCCTTCGGCCAGAAGATGAAACACCCGGGTACCTATAACGCCAACCCGCTCTCGGCTGCTGCCGGGATTGCGGTCCTCAAGGAGGTTGCCACCGGGGAACCTTGCCGACAGGCGAACGAGAGTGCCGCGAAGCTGCGGAAGGGCATGAACGATGTGCTCACCCGCAAAAATGTGAACTGGGCGGTCTACGGACAGTTCTCGATCATCAAAGTCTTCCCCGGATACGACGGACCGCGACCGCAAGACGATTCGTTCGTCCCTTACAACAACGACTTTGACCGTCTCGATCGCAAGCACGACGCTCGTCTGGGGCATGCGTTCCGTTGTGCTCTGCTGCTGAACGGCGTCGACTGGTTTGGCTGGGGTGCGATGACCACGGCCGCCCATACGGATGAAGATATTGAGTTTACAGTCAATGCGTTTGAACGCGCCATTGACGCACTGCGCAACGACGGGTTGATCGACTGA
- the mug gene encoding G/U mismatch-specific DNA glycosylase — translation MEEIWKPTAEEVEQAIHKQLPDLIEKGLKALFVGTNPGLYSAAVGHHFARPGNRFWPAMHRGKITERLYSPFEDYKLLKRGGGLTNIVSRASKRADELSKEELDEGAEILTEKVIKYRPQKVVFLGITSYRKAFHEKDAQLGLQKHKIGEAEVWVLPNPSGLNAHYQTPALGKIFARMWR, via the coding sequence GTGGAAGAAATCTGGAAACCGACGGCAGAAGAGGTGGAACAGGCCATTCACAAACAGCTTCCCGATCTGATCGAAAAGGGTCTGAAAGCTTTGTTCGTCGGCACGAACCCGGGGCTGTATTCTGCTGCGGTCGGGCATCACTTCGCCCGGCCCGGCAACCGCTTCTGGCCCGCCATGCATCGGGGTAAGATCACCGAACGACTCTATTCCCCGTTCGAAGATTATAAGCTGCTCAAACGGGGCGGCGGCCTGACCAACATCGTCAGCAGAGCCTCCAAACGGGCCGATGAACTCTCGAAAGAGGAACTGGACGAGGGAGCCGAGATCCTCACAGAAAAGGTGATCAAATACCGTCCTCAGAAAGTCGTCTTCCTGGGGATCACATCCTATCGCAAAGCGTTCCATGAAAAAGACGCGCAACTCGGCCTACAGAAACACAAAATTGGAGAGGCCGAAGTCTGGGTGCTCCCCAACCCCAGCGGATTGAACGCCCATTACCAGACCCCCGCCCTGGGCAAGATCTTCGCCCGCATGTGGCGCTAA